A window of Diabrotica virgifera virgifera chromosome 9, PGI_DIABVI_V3a contains these coding sequences:
- the LOC126891419 gene encoding E3 SUMO-protein ligase KIAA1586-like, which produces MDNSKPKQKTLTSFFSASVKRELNTLGLPKGTKQDKSNVVSVDELAIGNSLNKNEQISEPSTSTNKEKETKWPDVWTEEMWTRKKETYPWIDCKEGKLGCKVCFEVTTMGAFKKEHVSLSHEWRTFQVSCYGSNRTNQLKSLRKKIIEHKQSKAHSTAQAIVESSHKNPITQLVDSANTAHMESTKAIFRSAYYIAKNDRPYNDHFGLLELQKLNGVDIGVGLHSRYSAVEIIDHISKEMKLRILNKVKEVSGKISIIIDESTSISSKSVLIIYLKCEISKEKSPNILFLDLVELPDQRAESVFNSTLKCLEQYGFDNGYLKQNLVSFTSDGASVMLGKHSGVAKRFSTLYPDIIVWHCLNHRLELAIGDAVSEVAGVNHFQIFMDKLYSLYSASPKNKRELKDCAQELDIQMNKIGRVLSTRWVASSFRTVSAVWFGFQALANHFSKAINDPDRTSTEKSKYSGLLNRLTSQSFLLNLAFMFDILAELALLSESLENRNTSIVYADKLINRSVRYLEHLKEKPGTKVLEAQIAIKEGNFASVVLKTNPKIVSFNGQQLISSVINNLKQRMFVTTFDGEAQYEDLINSFKVLEPEYWPTCIPPSFGQTQVEQLCKRFKLNVNKAVSAYRDYLDNSRQVPDGLQELLNCTKIIPCSSADCERGFSCMNNMVTPSRNALTVAHVSSLMFIKIQGPPLQEWQPETYVTKWLRSHRSADDSRTRVAENPKKNAKKDAFWHLL; this is translated from the coding sequence ATGGATAACTCTAAACCTAAACAAAAAACTTTAACCTCATTTTTTAGTGCGTCGGTGAAACGTGAACTAAACACGTTAGGCCTACCTAAAGGAACCAAGCAAGATAAATCCAATGTTGTTTCGGTTGATGAATTAGCTATTGGAAACTCTTTAAATAAAAACGAACAAATAAGTGAACCCAGCACATCAACGAATAAGGAAAAAGAAACAAAATGGCCTGACGTTTGGACAGAAGAGATGTGGACTCGTAAGAAGGAAACTTATCCTTGGATAGATTGCAAAGAAGGTAAATTAGGCTGCAAAGTTTGTTTTGAAGTGACAACTATGGGTGCTTTTAAGAAAGAACACGTTTCTTTAAGTCATGAGTGGCGCACATTTCAAGTTAGCTGTTACGGCTCAAACCGAACTAACCAGCTCAAATcacttagaaaaaaaattatagagcacAAACAGTCCAAAGCACATAGTACTGCTCAGGCCATTGTTGAATCCTCTCATAAAAATCCTATTACGCAATTAGTTGATTCTGCAAATACAGCTCACATGGAATCAACTAAAGCTATTTTTAGGTCAGCTTACTACATAGCTAAGAACGACCGACCATATAACGATCATTTCGGTTTATTAGAACTTCAAAAACTAAATGGAGTAGATATCGGTGTAGGCCTTCATTCAAGATACAGTGCTGTAGAAATTATTGATCATATATCAAAAGAGATGAAGTTAAGAATATTGAATAAGGTTAAGGAAGTTTCTGGGAAAATTTCTATCATTATTGATGAATCCACCAGCATAAGTTCAAAGTCAGTACTCATAATTTATTTGAAGTGTGAAATAAGTAAAGAAAAGTCCCCTAACATTTTGTTCTTAGATCTAGTTGAACTTCCTGATCAAAGGGCCGAATCTGTTTTTAACAGTACACTTAAGTGCCTTGAACAATATGGGTTTGACAATGGTTATTTAAAACAGAACTTAGTTTCTTTCACAAGTGACGGGGCTAGTGTTATGTTAGGGAAACACTCAGGAGTGGCAAAGAGGTTTTCAACTTTGTACCCTGATATAATCGTTTGGCACTGTTTAAATCACAGATTGGAATTGGCTATTGGGGACGCAGTCAGCGAAGTGGCCGGAGTGAATCATTTCCAGATATTTATGGACAAACTGTACTCGCTGTACAGCGCCTCTCCAAAAAACAAGCGTGAGTTAAAAGACTGTGCACAAGAACTTGACATTCAGATGAACAAAATCGGAAGAGTGTTGAGCACAAGATGGGTAGCCAGTAGCTTTCGTACCGTTTCGGCTGTGTGGTTTGGCTTTCAAGCTTTGGCAAACCATTTCTCTAAAGCCATAAACGATCCTGACAGAACATCGACTGAAAAAAGCAAATATAGTGGTTTATTAAATAGGCTAACATCTCAGAGTTTTCTACTAAACTTGGCCTTTATGTTTGACATTCTTGCTGAATTGGCTTTGTTATCAGAGAGCTTAGAGAATAGAAACACTTCTATTGTGTATGCAGACAAACTGATAAACAGATCCGTAAGATATTTAGAGCACTTAAAGGAGAAGCCAGGCACGAAAGTTCTGGAAGCACAAATCGCCATAAAAGAAGGAAATTTTGCATCAGTTGTGTTAAAAACTAATCCAAAAATTGTATCGTTCAATGGACAGCAACTTATTTCTAGTGTTATAAATAACCTAAAGCAAAGAATGTTTGTCACCACATTTGATGGGGAAGCCCAATATGAAGATCTTATAAACTCTTTTAAAGTATTAGAACCTGAGTATTGGCCAACCTGCATTCCACCAAGTTTTGGTCAAACTCAAGTAGAGCAACTGTGCAAGAGATTTAAATTGAACGTCAACAAAGCTGTCTCTGCCTACAGAGACTATTTGGACAACAGCCGACAAGTGCCTGATGGATTGCAAGAACTGTTAAACTGCACTAAAATAATACCTTGCAGCTCAGCTGATTGTGAACGGGGTTTCAGTTGTATGAACAATATGGTTACACCATCAAGAAACGCTTTGACTGTTGCTCATGTATCATCATTGATGTTCATAAAAATCCAAGGTCCACCTCTCCAAGAATGGCAGCCTGAGACGTACGTCACTAAATGGCTGAGGAGCCACCGGTCTGCAGACGATTCCAGGACAAGAGTTGCAGAAAACCCAAAAAAGAACGCAAAGAAGGATGCATTTTGGCACTTACTTTGA